From Bacillus pumilus, one genomic window encodes:
- the mfd gene encoding transcription-repair coupling factor: MKNIQSFIKQSDDFQSIFNGLKEGLKEQLLAGLSGSVRSLFTAAISDELKRPMFIVTHNLYQAQKVTDDLASVISDRSVLLYPVNELIASEIAVASPELRAQRLDVLNRLANGENPIIVTPAAAVRRMLPPVELWKESQIHLKLGEEIDLEAFSKQLVQIGYDRTSMVAAPGDFSVRGGIIDIYSLTEDHPIRIELFDTEVDSIRTFHSDTQRSLETLQEIKIGPAKELIVRGPERVRAIEQLDQGLAKSLKKFNSDQQKELLHQHISADREKLLEGIVTQEMTKYLSYFYEKPASLLDYTSQDTIIILDEISRIQEMEEQLEQEEADWTISLLEEGNILHDLSLSFPFQQLINQQSRSILYYSLFLRHVQQTNPQNIVNVSSKQMQNFHGQMNVLASEIERYKKQQYTVVFLGADEERTDKLSSVLHDYDIEAALAKPDAELVSGQVYILQGELQTGFELPLSKIAVITEGELFKKRVKKQARKQKLTNAERIKSYSELQVGDYVVHINHGIGKYLGIETLEIGGIHKDYLNIHYQGSDKLYVPVEQIDQVQKYVGSEGKEPKLYKLGGSDWKRVKKKVETSVQDIADDLIKLYAEREASKGYAFSPDHEMQRQFESAFPYQETDDQIRSIHEIKQDMERERPMDRLLCGDVGYGKTEVAIRAAFKAIADGKQVALLVPTTILAQQHFDTIMDRFQDYPVKIAQLSRFRTRKETTETLKGLKNGTIDMVIGTHRLLSKDIVYKDLGLLIIDEEQRFGVTHKEKIKQMKANIDVLTLTATPIPRTLHMSMLGVRDLSVIETPPENRFPVQTYVVEYNGALVREAIERELARGGQVYFLYNRVEDIERKADEISMLVQDAKVSYAHGKMSENELESVMINFLEGESDVLVSTTIIETGVDIPNVNTLIVHDADKMGLSQLYQLRGRVGRSNRVAYAYFTYRKDKVLSEVAEKRLQAIKEFTELGSGFKIAMRDLTIRGAGNLLGAQQHGFIDSVGFDLYSQMLKEAIEERRGDTTAQDKFEPEIDLQIDAYIPDTYIADGKQKIEMYKQFRAIGSIEERKELQDEMIDRFGEYPQEVADLFTIATMKVYAVQERVELIKMEKGIVRLTLEEQASSEIDGQKLFALSSKYGRDIGLGMEGSKLIISVQTKGKKTEEWLEIVLNMLRGLQEVKKETIPSS, from the coding sequence CGAATGGAGAAAACCCCATTATCGTCACACCGGCTGCAGCGGTGCGCAGAATGCTTCCGCCAGTTGAGCTCTGGAAGGAGAGTCAGATCCATTTAAAGCTCGGTGAAGAAATTGATTTGGAGGCGTTTTCAAAACAACTTGTACAAATCGGTTATGACCGGACGTCGATGGTTGCTGCGCCCGGAGATTTTAGTGTGCGCGGAGGAATCATTGATATTTATTCGTTAACGGAAGATCATCCGATCCGTATTGAGCTGTTTGATACAGAAGTAGACTCGATTCGAACGTTCCACTCAGATACACAGCGTTCATTAGAAACACTTCAAGAGATTAAAATCGGTCCCGCAAAAGAGCTGATTGTGAGAGGTCCTGAACGAGTGAGAGCCATTGAACAGCTTGATCAAGGACTTGCGAAGAGCTTAAAGAAATTTAACTCAGACCAGCAAAAAGAACTGCTTCATCAACATATTTCTGCTGATCGAGAGAAGCTGCTAGAAGGTATCGTGACACAGGAAATGACGAAGTACCTGTCCTATTTCTATGAAAAGCCTGCTAGTTTGCTAGATTACACATCACAGGATACGATTATTATTTTAGATGAAATTAGCAGAATTCAGGAGATGGAAGAACAGCTTGAACAGGAAGAAGCTGATTGGACAATTAGCCTGCTTGAAGAAGGCAATATCCTTCATGATTTATCCCTTTCTTTCCCGTTCCAACAACTGATCAATCAGCAATCGCGGTCTATTCTGTACTACTCCTTGTTCCTGAGACATGTCCAGCAGACAAATCCGCAAAATATCGTCAATGTATCTAGTAAGCAAATGCAGAATTTCCACGGGCAGATGAATGTGCTTGCGAGTGAAATTGAACGCTACAAAAAACAACAATATACAGTTGTCTTCTTAGGTGCGGATGAAGAGCGGACAGATAAACTATCTTCTGTCTTACATGATTATGACATTGAAGCCGCTCTTGCCAAGCCGGACGCCGAGCTTGTAAGCGGACAGGTGTATATTTTACAAGGTGAGCTGCAAACAGGCTTTGAACTGCCGTTATCGAAAATTGCCGTGATCACAGAAGGCGAGCTCTTCAAGAAACGTGTGAAGAAGCAGGCACGTAAGCAAAAGCTGACCAATGCAGAGCGAATTAAGAGCTATTCAGAGCTTCAAGTCGGCGATTATGTGGTGCACATTAACCACGGGATCGGTAAGTATTTAGGAATTGAAACGCTTGAAATCGGCGGCATTCATAAAGATTATTTAAATATTCATTATCAAGGAAGCGACAAGCTTTATGTACCGGTTGAACAAATTGATCAGGTGCAGAAGTATGTCGGATCAGAAGGTAAAGAACCAAAGCTGTACAAACTAGGCGGCAGCGATTGGAAACGTGTGAAGAAAAAAGTGGAAACATCTGTACAGGACATCGCAGATGATCTCATTAAGCTGTATGCGGAACGTGAGGCAAGCAAAGGGTATGCCTTCTCGCCTGATCATGAGATGCAGCGCCAGTTTGAATCAGCGTTCCCTTACCAGGAAACAGATGATCAAATCCGTTCGATTCACGAAATCAAACAAGACATGGAGCGGGAGCGTCCAATGGACCGCCTGCTTTGTGGAGATGTGGGATATGGAAAAACAGAAGTGGCGATTCGAGCGGCCTTCAAAGCCATTGCTGACGGAAAACAGGTTGCTCTGCTTGTACCGACAACCATCTTAGCGCAGCAGCATTTTGACACGATTATGGACCGATTCCAAGACTACCCTGTCAAAATCGCTCAGCTGAGCCGTTTCCGTACAAGAAAAGAAACAACCGAAACGTTAAAAGGGCTGAAAAACGGAACGATTGATATGGTCATCGGCACACACCGTTTGCTTTCTAAAGATATTGTCTATAAAGACTTAGGTTTGTTGATCATTGACGAAGAGCAGCGTTTTGGTGTGACGCATAAAGAGAAAATTAAACAGATGAAAGCCAATATCGATGTACTGACATTAACGGCTACGCCAATTCCGCGTACGCTGCATATGTCTATGCTTGGCGTACGGGATTTATCGGTTATTGAGACACCGCCTGAAAACCGTTTCCCTGTTCAAACCTATGTGGTTGAGTACAATGGCGCTTTAGTCAGAGAAGCGATTGAGCGAGAACTAGCACGCGGCGGTCAAGTGTACTTTCTTTACAACCGTGTTGAAGATATTGAACGCAAAGCAGATGAAATCTCCATGCTAGTCCAAGACGCGAAAGTCAGCTATGCACATGGGAAAATGAGTGAGAACGAGCTGGAATCAGTGATGATCAATTTCCTTGAAGGTGAATCAGATGTATTGGTCAGTACCACCATCATTGAAACGGGAGTCGACATTCCAAATGTGAACACGCTCATCGTCCACGATGCGGATAAAATGGGGCTTTCTCAGCTGTACCAGCTAAGAGGACGAGTAGGACGTTCGAATCGTGTCGCATATGCTTATTTCACGTATCGAAAAGATAAAGTTCTGTCTGAAGTAGCAGAGAAGAGACTTCAAGCTATTAAAGAATTCACAGAGCTCGGATCAGGATTTAAAATTGCGATGCGTGATTTAACGATTCGAGGAGCAGGAAATTTACTTGGTGCACAGCAGCATGGATTCATTGATTCTGTTGGATTCGACCTCTATTCTCAAATGCTGAAAGAAGCCATTGAGGAAAGAAGAGGCGATACAACGGCTCAAGATAAATTCGAACCGGAAATCGATCTGCAAATCGATGCCTACATCCCGGACACTTACATTGCGGATGGGAAGCAAAAGATCGAGATGTATAAACAGTTCAGAGCGATTGGATCAATCGAAGAGCGAAAAGAGCTTCAAGATGAAATGATCGACCGATTTGGTGAATATCCGCAAGAAGTGGCGGACTTGTTCACGATTGCGACGATGAAAGTATACGCAGTGCAGGAACGTGTCGAACTGATCAAGATGGAGAAAGGCATTGTCAGGCTTACTCTTGAAGAGCAAGCAAGCAGTGAAATCGACGGTCAAAAATTATTTGCGCTCAGCAGTAAATATGGTCGTGATATAGGCTTGGGAATGGAAGGCAGCAAGCTGATTATTTCTGTTCAAACGAAAGGCAAGAAGACTGAGGAATGGCTTGAGATCGTTCTGAATATGCTTCGAGGCCTTCAAGAAGTGAAAAAAGAAACCATTCCATCTTCATAA
- the spoVT gene encoding stage V sporulation protein T yields the protein MKATGIVRRIDDLGRVVIPKEIRRTLRIREGDPLEIFVDRDGEVILKKYSPISELGDFAKEYADALFDSLGHSILICDRDTYIAVSGSSKKEYLNKSISDLLERTMDQRNSVLEESKKEIQLVDGIDDDVSAYTIAPIVANGDPIGAVVLFSKERSMGEVEHKAAETAAGFLARQMEH from the coding sequence ATGAAAGCAACTGGAATTGTACGCCGCATCGATGATCTAGGTAGAGTGGTTATTCCGAAGGAGATTCGCAGAACATTGCGCATCCGGGAAGGAGATCCGCTTGAGATTTTCGTCGACCGCGATGGAGAAGTGATTTTGAAGAAATATTCGCCGATTAGTGAGCTAGGAGACTTTGCGAAGGAATATGCTGATGCATTATTCGACAGTTTGGGTCATTCCATCCTGATCTGTGATCGAGATACGTATATTGCTGTATCCGGCAGTTCGAAAAAAGAGTACTTAAACAAATCCATCAGTGATTTACTTGAACGAACAATGGACCAGCGTAATTCTGTATTAGAAGAAAGCAAAAAAGAAATTCAACTTGTCGATGGTATTGATGATGACGTATCTGCTTATACCATTGCACCTATTGTTGCAAACGGAGATCCTATTGGCGCCGTCGTCTTATTTTCTAAAGAGCGTTCAATGGGAGAAGTGGAGCATAAAGCGGCAGAAACGGCAGCTGGCTTCTTAGCCCGTCAAATGGAACATTAG
- a CDS encoding putative polysaccharide biosynthesis protein: protein MKNAVNQPHWLFQGAVILTIAGLLSKVLSAVYRVPFQNIVGDTGFYIYQQVYPFLGIAIMLGTTGFPVMVSKLLSEHGEENRRIITRVSLVYITLLSLVLFLCLYIGAGRIASLMADSQLILLIQMSAFVFLFLPLTVMLRGVFQSDGMMLPTAISQLVEQLIRVGVLLVLSFYFVRRGYSLYETGAGAVFSSIAGSAASLILLLFLWLTYRKQSAASMTSKQATLRKKDVLKSLVLYTFTICVSGLLILWMQMVDAFHLYALLRSEGLSEAAAKAAKGVYDRGQPFLQLGTVFAISIGTSLVPFLSAAMRNGEHEAIRQKVRTSFKTTSVLGIGSAVGLICILASVNTMLFRNDLGTDALQIFCISIAFTSIAITQASLLQGLGHTVYPAVVVILSVLVKWILTLALVPLFGIYGAAWSTVCGFLAAALLNAVYLRHKGWISLRELFPVKILLSAAFMAIVLIGYQALFSWVIPFEKRPFFVLESLTSVFIGGFAFLYSILKLEVFTDEEWRLIPLGEKILYFKQMRGNRNGR, encoded by the coding sequence ATGAAAAATGCTGTGAATCAGCCGCATTGGCTTTTCCAGGGTGCGGTGATTTTGACCATCGCAGGCTTGTTATCAAAGGTTCTAAGTGCCGTTTATCGTGTTCCATTCCAGAACATCGTAGGAGACACAGGGTTTTATATTTATCAGCAAGTGTATCCCTTCCTTGGCATTGCCATCATGCTCGGCACCACAGGGTTTCCTGTCATGGTGTCCAAGCTTCTGAGTGAGCATGGGGAAGAGAATCGAAGGATCATTACAAGGGTATCCTTGGTCTATATCACTTTACTGAGCTTGGTCTTATTTCTTTGTCTTTACATAGGAGCAGGCAGAATTGCGAGCCTTATGGCGGACAGTCAATTAATCCTGCTCATCCAAATGAGTGCTTTCGTGTTTTTATTTCTTCCGCTTACCGTGATGCTGAGGGGAGTTTTTCAGAGTGACGGTATGATGCTTCCAACGGCTATTTCTCAATTGGTGGAGCAGCTCATCAGGGTAGGCGTCCTGCTTGTTTTATCCTTCTATTTCGTGAGGCGCGGCTATTCGCTTTATGAAACAGGGGCGGGTGCGGTCTTCTCCTCCATAGCGGGGAGTGCGGCCTCGCTTATACTACTTCTTTTTCTTTGGCTGACATACCGAAAACAGTCTGCTGCAAGTATGACAAGCAAACAGGCGACACTTCGGAAAAAGGATGTTTTGAAGAGTTTGGTGCTGTATACATTCACGATTTGTGTCAGCGGACTGCTCATTTTATGGATGCAAATGGTTGATGCCTTTCATCTGTATGCGTTGCTGCGCAGTGAGGGTCTGAGTGAAGCCGCGGCAAAGGCGGCAAAAGGTGTGTATGACCGAGGACAGCCGTTCTTACAGCTAGGGACGGTGTTTGCCATTAGCATCGGAACCTCTCTTGTGCCATTTTTATCGGCGGCTATGAGGAATGGAGAGCATGAAGCGATAAGGCAAAAAGTGCGTACATCGTTTAAGACCACGTCGGTTTTAGGGATTGGTTCAGCAGTTGGGCTGATTTGTATTCTAGCGTCAGTCAATACCATGCTTTTTCGTAATGACTTAGGCACCGATGCGCTGCAAATATTCTGTATTTCCATCGCATTTACATCGATTGCGATTACGCAAGCATCTTTACTTCAAGGGCTCGGGCATACTGTGTATCCAGCTGTTGTGGTGATTCTCAGTGTGCTGGTGAAATGGATACTAACGCTTGCACTTGTCCCGCTATTTGGCATCTACGGTGCCGCATGGTCAACCGTATGTGGTTTTCTCGCTGCGGCTCTGCTCAATGCCGTTTATTTGAGGCATAAAGGATGGATTTCTTTGAGAGAGCTGTTCCCAGTGAAAATTCTTTTATCGGCTGCTTTCATGGCCATTGTCTTAATAGGGTATCAGGCACTGTTTTCTTGGGTCATTCCCTTTGAAAAACGTCCTTTTTTCGTTTTAGAGAGCCTGACGTCAGTTTTTATTGGTGGTTTCGCCTTTTTATATAGTATTCTTAAGCTAGAAGTATTTACGGACGAGGAATGGAGACTCATTCCATTAGGAGAAAAGATTTTATATTTTAAACAGATGAGAGGGAATCGAAATGGCAGGTAA
- the mazG gene encoding nucleoside triphosphate pyrophosphohydrolase: MAGKITVVGLGAGDMDQLTLGVYKQLKQAKEVFMRTQDHPLTAELMQEVSSLTFFDEIYEKHDQFDSVYQEITEILFTEAAEQEIVYAVPGHPFVAEKTVQLLVSQQHERGIDVSVAGGQSFLDATFNSLQIDPIEGLQFVDAGDMRADDLKLTQHVLICQVYDQLTASNVKLTLMEKLPDDYEVYIVTAAGSSQEQITAVPLFELDRDVSINNLTSVYVPPIQDEKLLYQQFDTFRDVIRTLRGPGGCPWDQKQTNESLKPYLIEECYELLEAIDEDDPDHMVEELGDVLLQVLLHAQIGEDDGFFSIDDVIQHVTEKMIRRHPHVFGDTNVSEAADVVANWEKIKQQEKPERAASILQSIPAALPALTKAYKLQKKAAKVGFDWTDVKDIWNKYEEEKQEFLVEVAEKPDESATKQMKDEFGDLLFVLVNIGRFYQLEPETALASANTKFMRRFQHIEQKAKDMGRSLEDLTLEEMDDLWNDAKRIERGEHT, translated from the coding sequence ATGGCAGGTAAGATTACCGTCGTCGGTCTCGGGGCAGGCGACATGGATCAGCTGACGCTCGGTGTATACAAGCAGCTGAAGCAGGCGAAAGAAGTATTTATGAGAACGCAGGATCATCCGCTTACCGCAGAGTTGATGCAGGAGGTCTCATCGCTGACCTTTTTTGATGAAATTTATGAAAAGCACGATCAGTTTGATTCGGTATATCAGGAAATCACTGAAATTTTATTTACAGAGGCTGCGGAACAGGAGATTGTGTACGCAGTACCAGGTCACCCATTTGTCGCAGAAAAGACTGTCCAGCTATTAGTTTCTCAGCAGCACGAACGCGGGATTGATGTGTCTGTTGCTGGTGGACAAAGCTTTTTGGATGCGACGTTTAACTCCTTGCAGATTGACCCAATCGAGGGATTACAATTCGTTGATGCAGGAGATATGAGAGCGGACGATCTGAAATTGACCCAGCATGTCCTCATTTGTCAGGTATATGATCAGCTGACCGCTTCGAATGTGAAACTCACGCTGATGGAAAAGCTTCCTGACGATTATGAAGTCTATATTGTGACTGCGGCTGGAAGCAGTCAGGAACAGATTACTGCCGTTCCTTTATTTGAACTTGATCGAGATGTGTCGATAAATAACTTAACGAGTGTTTATGTACCTCCGATTCAAGATGAAAAGCTGCTTTATCAACAATTTGACACTTTCCGTGACGTCATACGTACATTAAGAGGTCCGGGCGGCTGTCCATGGGATCAAAAACAAACCAATGAGTCACTTAAACCATATTTAATTGAAGAATGCTATGAACTGCTTGAAGCGATCGATGAAGATGATCCAGACCATATGGTGGAAGAGCTCGGAGATGTGCTGCTGCAGGTGTTACTTCACGCCCAAATTGGTGAAGATGACGGCTTTTTCTCAATTGATGACGTCATCCAGCATGTCACAGAAAAAATGATTCGTAGACATCCCCATGTGTTTGGTGACACAAATGTTTCTGAAGCAGCAGATGTGGTCGCCAACTGGGAAAAAATCAAGCAGCAGGAGAAGCCGGAGCGGGCAGCCTCCATTTTGCAATCCATCCCGGCGGCGCTTCCAGCACTAACAAAGGCATATAAGCTCCAAAAGAAAGCCGCCAAAGTAGGCTTTGATTGGACAGATGTGAAAGATATTTGGAACAAATACGAAGAAGAGAAGCAGGAATTTCTCGTTGAAGTGGCAGAGAAGCCGGACGAAAGTGCAACGAAGCAGATGAAAGATGAATTTGGAGATCTTTTGTTTGTTCTCGTCAACATTGGAAGGTTCTATCAGCTAGAGCCTGAAACGGCACTCGCTTCCGCCAACACAAAATTCATGCGTCGCTTTCAGCATATCGAACAAAAAGCAAAGGACATGGGACGTTCATTAGAGGACTTAACGCTAGAGGAAATGGACGATCTATGGAACGATGCCAAACGTATAGAAAGAGGTGAGCATACATGA
- a CDS encoding RNA-binding S4 domain-containing protein codes for MRLDKFLKVSRLIKRRTLAKEVADQGRISINGTQAKASSDVKEGDELQIRFGQKIVTVQVNELKDTTKKEEAAGMYTVLKEEKTAE; via the coding sequence ATGAGACTAGATAAATTTTTAAAAGTGTCCCGTTTAATTAAAAGAAGAACATTGGCAAAAGAAGTAGCTGATCAAGGCAGAATTTCTATTAACGGCACACAGGCGAAAGCCAGCTCTGACGTGAAAGAAGGAGACGAGCTTCAAATCCGTTTTGGTCAAAAAATTGTGACGGTTCAAGTCAACGAGTTAAAGGACACGACGAAAAAAGAAGAAGCCGCTGGCATGTATACTGTGCTAAAAGAAGAAAAAACAGCAGAATAG
- the yabP gene encoding sporulation protein YabP — MNQYYNQPQGTKLSSEAEHNITMRNRKHLDITGVKQVESFDNEEFLLETVMGILAIRGENLQMKNLDVEKGVVSIKGRVFDLIYVDEQHGEKAKGFFSKLFK, encoded by the coding sequence ATGAATCAATATTATAATCAACCTCAAGGCACGAAGCTGTCATCAGAAGCGGAGCACAATATCACAATGCGAAACAGAAAGCATTTAGATATTACCGGCGTCAAACAGGTGGAAAGCTTTGATAATGAAGAATTTCTGCTTGAGACAGTCATGGGGATTCTCGCTATCCGTGGAGAAAATCTGCAAATGAAAAACCTAGACGTCGAAAAAGGTGTTGTGTCGATTAAAGGACGTGTCTTTGACTTAATTTATGTAGATGAGCAGCACGGGGAGAAAGCTAAAGGGTTTTTTAGCAAGCTGTTTAAATGA
- the yabQ gene encoding spore cortex biosynthesis protein YabQ: MTLTVQFYTMLSMVAMGIWLGASLDTYKLFVNREKTAKWLLVIHDLLFWLVQGLLFFYVLLLTNEGEFRLYIFLAVALGFSMYQALMKQLYMNILKFMMMCVYQTALVLKRLVMSIVFQPIRWLLTLIISAIMFLLHLLLRLVHFTFRLVWKVLSIVCYPLIWLLNVTIIHRIPEKWRTSMRLFFSKGAGILQGTKKLSGTIKTKWKQFWTK, translated from the coding sequence ATGACGCTGACAGTCCAGTTTTATACGATGCTTTCGATGGTAGCGATGGGCATCTGGCTGGGCGCATCGCTTGATACGTACAAGCTGTTTGTGAATCGGGAAAAGACAGCAAAATGGCTTTTGGTCATACACGATCTCCTTTTTTGGCTGGTACAGGGCCTCTTATTCTTTTATGTCCTGCTGCTGACAAATGAGGGAGAATTCAGGCTTTATATCTTTCTAGCCGTTGCACTAGGTTTCTCGATGTATCAGGCATTGATGAAACAGCTGTATATGAACATTCTCAAGTTTATGATGATGTGTGTGTATCAGACCGCTCTCGTCCTTAAACGGCTGGTCATGTCCATCGTATTCCAGCCAATCCGCTGGCTGCTGACATTGATTATAAGTGCTATTATGTTCTTGCTCCACTTGCTCTTACGTCTTGTTCATTTTACGTTTCGGCTCGTGTGGAAGGTGCTGTCCATTGTTTGTTATCCGCTCATCTGGTTACTTAATGTGACCATTATTCATCGGATTCCCGAAAAATGGCGAACATCAATGAGATTGTTTTTCTCTAAAGGAGCAGGAATTTTACAAGGGACCAAGAAATTATCTGGTACCATCAAAACGAAATGGAAACAATTCTGGACAAAGTAA
- a CDS encoding FtsB family cell division protein: protein MNKRKRNIAQIQNDYQKQMEQQAQRLKRKRRGLLRRLTVFGVIVLMFAVLVTSALWSQSSSLKEKEEKKVALEKELKQLQTKQEDISDEIKKLKSKEYVLELARRDYYMSKKGEKIFDVGNKSD from the coding sequence TTGAACAAGAGAAAAAGAAATATCGCACAAATTCAAAATGATTACCAAAAACAAATGGAACAGCAAGCACAGCGCTTAAAACGCAAACGCCGTGGACTCCTTAGAAGGCTTACCGTGTTTGGTGTGATTGTGCTCATGTTTGCTGTCTTGGTGACAAGTGCCCTCTGGTCGCAATCGTCCTCATTAAAGGAAAAAGAAGAGAAGAAGGTTGCGCTTGAAAAAGAATTGAAGCAATTACAAACAAAGCAGGAAGATATTTCTGATGAAATTAAAAAGCTGAAAAGCAAAGAATACGTACTCGAACTGGCACGACGAGACTATTATATGTCCAAAAAAGGCGAAAAAATCTTTGATGTGGGCAATAAGAGCGATTAG
- a CDS encoding S1 domain-containing RNA-binding protein, whose product MSIEVGSKLQGKVTGITNFGAFVELPGGSTGLVHISEVADNYVKDINEHLKVGEQVEVKVINVEKDGKIGLSIKKAKDRPQQQQSRPSRNDFRPKESFEQKMNKFLKDSEDRLTSLKRNTESKRGGRGARRG is encoded by the coding sequence ATGTCGATTGAAGTTGGCAGCAAGTTACAAGGGAAAGTTACGGGCATTACAAATTTTGGAGCTTTTGTGGAGTTGCCAGGCGGTTCAACTGGTCTCGTTCATATCAGTGAGGTAGCCGATAACTATGTAAAAGATATTAATGAGCATTTAAAAGTCGGTGAACAAGTTGAAGTGAAAGTGATTAACGTTGAAAAAGACGGTAAAATCGGCTTGTCCATTAAAAAAGCAAAAGATCGTCCTCAACAACAACAATCAAGACCGAGCAGAAATGATTTCCGTCCGAAGGAATCGTTTGAGCAAAAAATGAACAAATTCTTAAAAGATAGTGAAGACCGCTTAACATCTTTAAAACGTAACACGGAATCAAAACGTGGGGGACGCGGAGCAAGAAGAGGTTAA